The Vulcanimicrobium alpinum sequence GATATCCGTGAGCGCATCGCCTGCGGCGTCGACGAAGAGCGCGTGCAGTGAGAGACAGCCTTCGCCGTCGTACAGCAGGGCGTCGCGCGCGATCGCGTCGGCGAGCACCGGTGCGAGCGTTGCGGCTTCGCGTGCGGTGAGCCGGCCGATCGTCGCCCGGTGACCGAACGGAACGAAGCGTGTCTCGATCCCGCACCGAACGCGGATCGCGTGCAGCGCGTCGTCGCGGCCGAAGGCGACTACGACGTCGGCGCCGCCGAGCAGCGCGCCTTCGTCGGGATCGGCGCCGCCTTCCCAGGCTCGCGCGCGTGCGGCGTCGGCGAACGCAGGATGCTCTTCGGCGAGCGAGGAGAAGAACGCCGCGATCAAGGCGTCGCTGCGATCCTTGACGACGACGTCGCATTTGGCGCACAGCGCGAAGATCGCCGGCGCCAGCGCGACGCCGATCGTCGTGTCGCTTGAGACGATCGCGACGCGATCGACGCCGCGCGCCCAGGCGGCCGGCGCGTCGACGCGTTCGACCGGTCCGTCGAGCGCGTCGACGCTCCCGAGTTCCGACGCGATCGCCGCGTTCAGCGCGGCGCGGGTCACGCCGCCGAAGAGCCGGTCGAGCGCGTAGTCGACGACCGGCGTGGTGTAGCCCAGCCGCGTCTCGATCGCCGCCGTGGCGCGCACCCGCGGCGGAAAATCGGCGTCCTGCCAGCGTTCGGCGGCGTCAGCGACGTGCGCGACGATGCGCGAGGCATCGAGCGCGCGCAGCGCGGCGCTCATCGCGGCCGGGCGAGGCCGCGGCGCGCAAGCAGCGTCTCGGCGTCGAGCGAACAGCCGCGCAGCTCGGCGCCGGCTTCCCGCCCGAACAGCACGAGGCCGCCCTCGACGAGCGCGCCGACGTCCTCGGTGTCGATCGCGATCGCAGAGCCGCGATTCGCGAGGTCGATGTGACGGATCACGCCGACCGTCCCGGGCGGCAGCGGCGTTCCCTCGCCGTCGTGGACGATCGCGCGCAGCCACGGCGGCGCAACCTTCACGCGCGGTTCGATGCGCGCGCGCGACGCCGGCGTGTCGTACCACTGCGAGGAGAGTTCGGTCATCCCGTACTCCGCGACGATCGCTTCGATCGGGACGCCGAGCCGCGCCGACGCGTCGCGGTAGAGATCCGCACGCGCAATGAACCGCGAGCGGCCTTTGAAGCCGCCGGTCTCCATGATGCGCGAACCCGGCGGGAGCGCGAGCGCGAGATCGCGCGCGGCGAGCTCGTCGAGCAGCGCGACGAGCGCGAATGCCGTCGTCGCCACGCAGACCGCAGTGCCGTCGGCGACCGCAGCGCGCATGTCGCGCACGAACCCGTCGACGTCGAGCGCGTCGCCGTGGAGGTACCATGCCGTGCGGCCGTCGCCGCGGGCGAGCGCGACCGCGGCCATCATGTGGCCGAGCGAACTGTGCGGGCGTTCGCGCGCATCGGGGACGAGGTTGGCATAGCGCAGGCGCGCTCCGTCGGCGAGCATCATGCGATCGAACGACGCCAGCAGGGCGGCTTCGTAGAGCGCGGTGGTATCGAATTCGTGGCGGCCGCTCTTGCCGCCCAGCGTCGTCCCGCTGGTCTCGAACCACGCGACGGTGCGCTCCGGGGGGAACGTTGCGAGACGCGCGTCCTTGAACGCGGCGGCCGGGACGGCGGGGATTTCCGCGATCGTCTGCGGCCGGCGGGTCGCCGAGAAGCCGTTTGCGCGCGCGAACGCGGCGTAGGGTTCGTTGTGCGCGACCTGGTGCGCGAAGAGCGCCTGCGCGAGCGCCAAGAAAGCCTCGTACGAGAGCGTGCTGCCGTCGTGCCCGTAACGCGCGACCACATCCAGAATCCGCGCATCGAGCGCAGCGGCACCGGCCGCCTCAGTCACGCCTCGTCACGCCCCCTCACGCCCCGTCACGCTGAGCCTGTCGAAGCGCAGCCCCTGACGTGCACGAGTCGTCCGCGCTTCGACAAGCTCAGCGTGACGGAGCGTGACAGCGCTCAGCGTGACGGGGCTCAGCGTGACGAGGCTCGGCGGGCGGTGAGGAGGCCGGTGTTCATGCCGCCCAAATGCAGGCCGCCGTCGAAGCGCGCCGACTCCACTTTGATGCAGCGGTCGACGACGACGTCGAGACCCGCTTCGTCGGCGAGCCGGATCGCCTCGTCGTTGACGACGCCGTATTGGAACCAGATCGCTTTCGCGCCGGCCGCGATCGCCTCGCGCGCGGCCTCCGACGCACTCTCCGGTTTGCGGAAGACGTCGACGATGTCGGGCGCGCCGCGCTCGGCCGCGTATGCCGCAAGGGTCGGAAACGCGCGCACGCCGTCGATCTCTGCGATCGACGGGTTGATCGGCGTGACCTCGAGCATCCCGCGCGTGCGCAGGTACGAGAACACGAAGTACGACGGCCGCGTCGGGTTGGCGGAAGCGCCGACCATCGCGACGGTGCGCGAGCGTTCCAGCAGCGCGCGCCGCTGGGACGCCGTCTCCAGGATCACGGCATCCGCACCGTCGTCGCTGCGCGCCCCGCCGCGGCCAAGCCGCGCTCCAGATCCCACAACAGATCGTCCACGTCTTCAAGACCCACCGAGAGGCGGATCAGATCCGCGCCGATCCCGGCGGCCTGGAGCTCCTCGTCGGACAACTGCTGGTGCGTCGTCGATGCGGGATGGATCACCAGGCTCTTCGCGTCGCCGACGTTGGCGAGGTGGCTGAAGAGCTCCAGCGATTCGATGAAGGCGCGGCCGGCTTCGCGTCCGCCGCGCAGGCCGAAGCTGAAGACCGCGCCCGCGCCGCTGGGCAGATACTTCTGCGCGCGTTCGCGTTCGGGGCTGTCGTCGAGCCCGGCGTACGCGACCCAGCCCACTTCGTCGCGTCCGCGCAGGAACTCCGCGACCGCGCGCGCGTTGGCGACGTGCGCCGGCATCCGCAGCGCGAGCGTCTCGAGACCTTGCACGAGCAGCCACGCGTTCATCGGCGAGATCGCCGCGCCGATGTCGCGCAGCAATTCGACCCGCGCGCGCATGAGGAACGCGTACTCGCCGAACGTCTCGGTGAAATTCAGGCCGTGATAGCCGGGGCTCGGCGTCGAGATCAGCGGATGCCCCCCGGCGCCCCACGGAAAGCGGCCCGATTCGACGATCGCGCCGCCGAGCACGGTCCCGTGGCCGCCGATGAACTTCGTCGCCGAATGCACGACGACGTCGGCGCCGTGTTCGATCGGTCGGCAGAGGTACGGCGTCGCAAAGGTGCTGTCGACGATGAGCGGGACGCCGGCCGCGTGCGCGATCTCAGCGAGCCCCGCGAGATCGGCGACCTCCCCGCGCGGGTTGCCGATCGTCTCGGTGAAGAGGGCGCGCGTGTTTTCGCGCAGTGCGGCGCGCACGGCGTCCAGATCGTTCGGCGGCACGAAGGTGACGGCGATCCCCATCCGTTTGAGCGTGACGGAGAACTGCGTGATCGTCCCGCCGTAGAGGTTCGTCGACGCGACGAGGTGATCGCCGGCTTCGGCGACGGTGAGGATCGCGATCAACTGCGCGGAGAGGCCGCTCGCGGTCGCGACGGCGCCGAGGCCCCCTTCGAGGTTCGCGAGCTTCTCTTCGAACGCCGCGACCGTGGGGTTGCCGATGCGCGTGTAGATGTTCCCGTACGTGCGCAGCGCGAACAGCTCGGCGGCGTGCTCGGCGGAGTCGAACACGAAGCTCGTCGAGAGGTGCAGCGGCAGGGCCCGCGCTCCGGTCTCGCCGTCGGGCGGCGTCCCCGCGTGCAGCGCGCGCGTGCGAAAACCGAAGGCGCGGTCGCTCATCCGTGTTCCTCTACGTGATGCGTTCTTTTTTGCGGTGCGAGGCGGTGAACGGCGTGCCTTTGTCTTTCGGATCGGCGCTCGTGTAGAGCCCGACCATGTCGCCGAAGTTCTCCGCATAGCCAGACATCGTGTACGTGTCGCCCTTCGCGTTCTTCAGCGTCAGCTTGAAGAGCCGGCCGTCGAAGGTGCCGGTGAAGGTGAGCGTCTCGCGCGGGTTGTCTTTGACCCACCGCCCGGTGAGCTGGTCGCTCTTCTGGGTGACGTAGAGATGGGAGTAGATCGTGCGGAACGTCGTGAGCGGCTGCATCTGCACTTCCCACACGCCGTCCATCGTTTGAAATTGCGGCGGTTCGGGCGTGTCGGACGGGCTGGCTTCGGGCGACGGCGCCGCGCGGCGGCCGCGCCGGGCGGGCGCCGGGCTCGGGCTTGCCGCCGGGACGGCCGAGGGAGCGGCGCTCGGCACCGGCGTTCCGATGAGCGGGACGGAGGGCGTCGCGACGCTGCCGTTCGGGGGCGGAGGAGGCGGCGGCGTGGCGGCGCCGGGGCCGGGCTGAGCGACTTGGGCGGCGGCGGTGCCGCCGACGGCGAGCGCGGCGAGCGCGACCAGCGCGAGCTGACGAAGGTTCAACGGGACCTCTTCACGGCGGAGAATGACCGGGCTTGTGTTCGCACTGCCCGCCGCCGTTCATCTTCGCGGAGAGCCCCTGCGAAAAGAGGCAACGCGGCGCCGGCGCGCGCGGTTCCCTCGCGCGGCAACCCCCTTGCGGCTGGTGGTATTATGGGAGCGCTGTGAAAACCGAGTGCCACCCCAAGTGGTTCCCGGAGGCCAAGGTCACCTGCGCCTGCGGAAACCAATTTACCACCGGATCGACATCGCCGAACATCAGCGTCGAAGTCTGCTCCAACTGCCATCCCTTGTGGACCGGGCAGCAGAAGTTCCTCGACACCGCGGGCCGGGTCGAGAAGTTCAACCAGCGCGCCGCCATGGCCGACAAGAAGAAGGCCGAAGCCGCCGCGCGGAAGAGCAAGAAGCAGGCCGCCGAGGAAACCGTGACCGTCCCGGCTTAGCGCCGCACGTCCGGATCGGGGAAGCGAGCCGTGCCACGGCTCGCTTCTTTCTCGTCTGATGCAATATCACGATCGCCTCGAGACGCTCTCGAAACGCTTCGATGAAATCGACGCCGCGCTCGCGGACACGAGCGGCGGCTTCGATCAGGCGCGTTTTACCGCGCTGATGAGAGAGCGCGCGGCGATCGAGGAGACGGTTGCGACGTTCCGCGCGCTCGGCGCGCTGCTGCGCGAGATCGCCGAAAACGACGCGCTGCGCGCCGACCGCTCCGATCCCGATCTCTGCGCGCTCGCCGAAGAAGAAGCCCCGGCGCTGCGCGAGCGGCGCGTCGCGCTCGAAGCGCAGCTCCAGGAACTGATGCTGCCGCGCGATCCCAACGACACCAAGGACATCTTCATCGAGATCCGTGCCGGCGCCGGCGGCGACGAAGCGGGGATCTTCGCCGGCGATCTGCTGCGGATGTACACGCGCTTCGCCGAAGGGATGCGGATGCGCGTCGAACTGCTCAGCGAGAGCGAGAACGAAGCCGGCGGTTATAAAGAAGCCGTCGTCGCGGTGAAGGGCGGCGAGCCGTACCGCTGGTTCAAATACGAATCCGGCGTCCATCGAGTCCAGCGCGTCCCCACGACCGAAGCGGCGGGCCGCATCCACACCTCGACCGCGACGGTCGCCGTGCTGCCGGAAGTCGAAGACGACGGCGAGATCGAGATTCGTTCGACCGACCTCGAGATCGACACGTTCAAAGCCTCGGGCGCGGGCGGCCAGCACGTCAACAAGACCGAGTCGGCGATCCGCATCACGCACAAACCGACCGGGATCATCGTCGCGTGCAGCGAGGAACGCTCGCAGCTGCAGAACCGCGAGCGAGCGATGGGGATGCTGCGCGCGCAGCTCGCCGACCGTCAGCGACGCGAACGCGAAGAAACCGAAGGCGCATTGCGCCGCAGTCAGGTCGGCACCGGCGATCGCAGCGAGAAGATCCGCACCTACAATTATCCGCAGGATCGCATCACCGACCACCGGATCAACCAGAACTTCCAGAACATCAAAGCGATCCTCGACGGCGACATGGAAAAGCTCGTCGTGGAACTGCAGAAGGACGAGAAAGCCCGTCTGCTGGCGGGCGAGACGGTGGGCTCGGGCTCGGCGGCCTGATGCGCGCCTGGCAGGTGCGGACGCTCGGCGGCCCGCGCGATCTGCCCTCGACGAGATCCCCGCTCTGGCGCCCGGCCCCGGCGAGGTCGCAATCACGGTGCATGCCGCGGGCGTCAATTTCCCCGACGTGCTGATCGCGGCGGGCCGCTATCAAGTCAAGCCGCCGCTGCCGTTCACCCTCGGCGCGGAGATCGCCGGGACGATCGCTGCGGTCGGGGCGGACGTGCACGACCTGCACGTCGGCCAACGCGTCGCGACGCTCGTGCAGACGGGCGGCTACGCGGAGATCGCGGTTGCGCCGGCGGCGACCGTCATCGTCCTGCCGGCGTCGATCGCGTTCGAAACCGCGGCCGCGATGGTGATGACGTACGGCACCGCGTATCACGCGCTCGTCGATCGCGGGCGCCTGCAGGCCGGTGACCGCGTCGTCGTCACCGGCGCCGGCGGCGGCGTCGGCACCGCCGCGGTCGACATCGCTTCGGGGCTCGACGCGCGGGTCGTCGCGGTCGTCGGATCGGAGGCGAAACGTGAGGCAGCACTGCACGCGGGCGCGATGATCGCGGTGGCCGCCGCCGCCGATCTGACGCAGCAGATCAAAGACGCACACGGCGCGACCGACATCCTGCTCGACAACGTCGGCGGTGACGTTTTCGACGCCGCGCTGCGTACGCTCGATTGGCGCGGCCGCGCGTTGATCGTCGGCTTCACGTCGGGGCGGATCCCGGAGATCCCGGCGAACCGGCTGCTGCTGCGCGAAGCGGACGCCCTCGGCGTGTTCTTCGGGACGTGGTCGCAGCGTCATCCCGCCGCGCACCGCGCGAATTTCACGGCGCTCCTCGCGATGTGCGACGACGGGCGGATCCGTCCGCGCGCGCACGAACGCGTCGCCTTCGACGACGTGCCGCTGGCGCTCGAAGCGATCGCCGAACGGCGGCTCGTCGGCAAGGCCGTCGTCACCGTGCGGACGTGACGATCGGCGAAGCGCTGCGCGACGCGGCGGTCCGGCTCGAACCGATCGGCGGCACGGGCCGCCTCGACGCCGTCTTCCTGCTCGCGCACGCGGGCGGCGTCTCGCGCCAGGAGATGATCGCGCACGCGGAACGCCGGCTCGACGACGACGTCGCGCAGCGGTTCGCGGCGCTGGTCGAGCAGCGCGCCGCCGGGATGCCGATGGCGTACGTGACCGGCGAGGCCGGCTTCTACGGCCGAATGTTCGGCGTCGACCGGCGCGTGCTCGTTCCGCGCCCGGAGACGGAGATCGCGATCGAGTGGGCGGTGCGCCATCTGCGTGCGATCGGCCGGGAGAACGGCAGCGCCGCCGACGTCGGGACCGGAAGCGGCGCGATCGCGGTGACGCTGGCGTGCGAGCTCCCGGGGTTGGGCGTGTGCGCGAGCGACGTCTCGTTCGCGGCGCTCGCCGTTGCACGCCGCAACGCCGCGCGCAACAACGTCTTTCAGCACGTAACGTTTCTCACGGGCGACCTCGCGGCGCCGTTGCTCCGGTTCGCGCCGTACGATGCCGTGGTCGCGAACCTGCCCTACGTCCCGACCGCCGAGTGCGCCGGGCCGCCCGATCCGGTCTCCTACGAACCGCTGGTCGCGCGCGACGGCGGCCCCGACGGGCTCGAGCTCTACCGGCGCTTTCTTCCCGACTTGGCGCGGCTGGTCGCGCCGCGCGGGATCGCGATCCTCGAGGCTGCTCCGGCGAACGCGCGCACGCTGGAGGCGCTGGTCGGTCAGGCCCTCCCGCATGCGGGGGTGGAGACGATCCGCGACTACGCCGACCTTGACCGGTTCGTGATCGCCGTGATCCCCCCGGCGAACGGCGGCTAGGGCCCGGCGGGTCCCGCCGGGCCGGTGGGCGAAGCGAAGCATCCCCTCATGGCGAAGTTCATCTTCTTTACCGGCGGCGTTGTGAGTTCGCTCGGGAAGGGGATCACCGCCGCCTCCCTCGGCAGGCTTTTAAAAAGCCGCGGCGTCGCGGTTTCGGTCCAGAAGCTGGACCCCTACATCAACGTCGACGCCGGAACGATGAACCCGTACCAGCACGGAGAGGTCTTCGTCACCGAAGACGGGGCCGAGACCGACCTCGACCTGGGCCATTACGAGCGCTTCATCGACGAG is a genomic window containing:
- a CDS encoding acyl-CoA reductase yields the protein MSAALRALDASRIVAHVADAAERWQDADFPPRVRATAAIETRLGYTTPVVDYALDRLFGGVTRAALNAAIASELGSVDALDGPVERVDAPAAWARGVDRVAIVSSDTTIGVALAPAIFALCAKCDVVVKDRSDALIAAFFSSLAEEHPAFADAARARAWEGGADPDEGALLGGADVVVAFGRDDALHAIRVRCGIETRFVPFGHRATIGRLTAREAATLAPVLADAIARDALLYDGEGCLSLHALFVDAAGDALTDIAQRIAGGCERASLEFPGGRLAPERTAAVAAYRGVAAFRAAAGRGALFRGGDATVVVAPPFDEPPPFLPRVLPVIGAGDDAIASYVAEQRLPVQALGVVAPDAAAVALAARIRAVRVAPLGTLQDPPLAGHHGGVARIADFVRWIDAR
- a CDS encoding NADPH:quinone oxidoreductase family protein; translation: MAPGPGEVAITVHAAGVNFPDVLIAAGRYQVKPPLPFTLGAEIAGTIAAVGADVHDLHVGQRVATLVQTGGYAEIAVAPAATVIVLPASIAFETAAAMVMTYGTAYHALVDRGRLQAGDRVVVTGAGGGVGTAAVDIASGLDARVVAVVGSEAKREAALHAGAMIAVAAAADLTQQIKDAHGATDILLDNVGGDVFDAALRTLDWRGRALIVGFTSGRIPEIPANRLLLREADALGVFFGTWSQRHPAAHRANFTALLAMCDDGRIRPRAHERVAFDDVPLALEAIAERRLVGKAVVTVRT
- the prmC gene encoding peptide chain release factor N(5)-glutamine methyltransferase, with translation MTIGEALRDAAVRLEPIGGTGRLDAVFLLAHAGGVSRQEMIAHAERRLDDDVAQRFAALVEQRAAGMPMAYVTGEAGFYGRMFGVDRRVLVPRPETEIAIEWAVRHLRAIGRENGSAADVGTGSGAIAVTLACELPGLGVCASDVSFAALAVARRNAARNNVFQHVTFLTGDLAAPLLRFAPYDAVVANLPYVPTAECAGPPDPVSYEPLVARDGGPDGLELYRRFLPDLARLVAPRGIAILEAAPANARTLEALVGQALPHAGVETIRDYADLDRFVIAVIPPANGG
- a CDS encoding O-acetylhomoserine aminocarboxypropyltransferase/cysteine synthase family protein, which encodes MSDRAFGFRTRALHAGTPPDGETGARALPLHLSTSFVFDSAEHAAELFALRTYGNIYTRIGNPTVAAFEEKLANLEGGLGAVATASGLSAQLIAILTVAEAGDHLVASTNLYGGTITQFSVTLKRMGIAVTFVPPNDLDAVRAALRENTRALFTETIGNPRGEVADLAGLAEIAHAAGVPLIVDSTFATPYLCRPIEHGADVVVHSATKFIGGHGTVLGGAIVESGRFPWGAGGHPLISTPSPGYHGLNFTETFGEYAFLMRARVELLRDIGAAISPMNAWLLVQGLETLALRMPAHVANARAVAEFLRGRDEVGWVAYAGLDDSPERERAQKYLPSGAGAVFSFGLRGGREAGRAFIESLELFSHLANVGDAKSLVIHPASTTHQQLSDEELQAAGIGADLIRLSVGLEDVDDLLWDLERGLAAAGRAATTVRMP
- the prfA gene encoding peptide chain release factor 1 — protein: MQYHDRLETLSKRFDEIDAALADTSGGFDQARFTALMRERAAIEETVATFRALGALLREIAENDALRADRSDPDLCALAEEEAPALRERRVALEAQLQELMLPRDPNDTKDIFIEIRAGAGGDEAGIFAGDLLRMYTRFAEGMRMRVELLSESENEAGGYKEAVVAVKGGEPYRWFKYESGVHRVQRVPTTEAAGRIHTSTATVAVLPEVEDDGEIEIRSTDLEIDTFKASGAGGQHVNKTESAIRITHKPTGIIVACSEERSQLQNRERAMGMLRAQLADRQRREREETEGALRRSQVGTGDRSEKIRTYNYPQDRITDHRINQNFQNIKAILDGDMEKLVVELQKDEKARLLAGETVGSGSAA
- the rpmE gene encoding 50S ribosomal protein L31 yields the protein MKTECHPKWFPEAKVTCACGNQFTTGSTSPNISVEVCSNCHPLWTGQQKFLDTAGRVEKFNQRAAMADKKKAEAAARKSKKQAAEETVTVPA
- a CDS encoding CoA-binding protein, with the protein product MILETASQRRALLERSRTVAMVGASANPTRPSYFVFSYLRTRGMLEVTPINPSIAEIDGVRAFPTLAAYAAERGAPDIVDVFRKPESASEAAREAIAAGAKAIWFQYGVVNDEAIRLADEAGLDVVVDRCIKVESARFDGGLHLGGMNTGLLTARRASSR